Within the Echinicola sp. 20G genome, the region ACACAGACATATTGAAGCATTGGTATTCTGTTCACCTTCTCCGTTAGGCATTGGCGAGATCCAAAAGTGCCTAACGGAGATGTTTGAAACTGATGTCCCAAAAGAGCATGTTGAAGCGGCCATAAATGACTTGAGCCAAAAGTATCAACATGATGATTTTTCCTTCGCATTGGAACATCTTGGTGATGGCTACCAGTTCCTAACAAAGCCGGCCTACCAAACCAGCATCTCTATTTTGCTCAAGCAGCAATCCACCAAAAGGCTCTCTACAGCCCAAATGGAGACCTTATCCATTATTGCTTACAAGCAACCTGTAACGAAATCTGAGGTAGAGCAAATACGCGGTGTTAATTGCGATTATTCCATCCAGAAGTTATTGGAAAAAGAACTCGTCACCATCAAAGGAAAATCCGACAGCATTGGCAGACCCCTCCTTTATGGGACTAGTGAAAAGTTCATGGAGTATTTTGGCATCAATAGCCTCAGAGACCTTCCCCAGCCTAAAGATTTTTCCCAAGAAGAGAACCAAATCGGAAAAGAGCAGGATTAAACCTGTGGCTTTTGAAAATAATTATTTCAATTCTTTATCATTTATCCGTAAAGAAGTCCGTATCTTTGCACCCTAATTTCAGGAATCACAATTGATTCAATATTAAGGGATTACATTGACAAAACCTTATACAGCAGAGATGCTGCAACACTATGAAAAATCAAAACAGAAACAATCAAGACGGCAACAGAGGCAAAGGAAGACCATCAAATTCTTCCAAGAAAACCGGCCGAAAGCCATATGGCGATAACCAAAGGCCTTCTTCGAAGTCCCGCAGAGGTAAATTTGAAGGCTACTCTTCTTCTGAAAGAAAAGAAAGCAAATCAGCTGGAGATTTCTCTCCGTTGAAGAAATACAGCAAAGACAAACCATCTTTCCAAAG harbors:
- the scpB gene encoding SMC-Scp complex subunit ScpB; translation: MEFLHRHIEALVFCSPSPLGIGEIQKCLTEMFETDVPKEHVEAAINDLSQKYQHDDFSFALEHLGDGYQFLTKPAYQTSISILLKQQSTKRLSTAQMETLSIIAYKQPVTKSEVEQIRGVNCDYSIQKLLEKELVTIKGKSDSIGRPLLYGTSEKFMEYFGINSLRDLPQPKDFSQEENQIGKEQD